The Rhinolophus ferrumequinum isolate MPI-CBG mRhiFer1 chromosome 28, mRhiFer1_v1.p, whole genome shotgun sequence genome has a window encoding:
- the C28H15orf40 gene encoding UPF0235 protein C15orf40 homolog — MLRLGCGLRPLGLGRGAPASARLSAGAEMPKKAGATNKGKSQSKEPERPLPPLGPVAVDSKGCVTIAIHAKPGSKQNAITDLTAEAVSVAIAAPPSEGEANAELCRYLSKVLELRKSDVILDKGGKSREKVVKLLASTTPEEILEKLEKQVEQK; from the exons ATGCTCCGGCTGGGCTGCGGACTAAGGCCGCTCGGGTTGGGACGTGGTGCTCCGGCCTCCGCTCGGTTATCTGCAGGTGCTGAGATGCCGAAAAAGGCTGGTGCGACGAACAAA GGGAAAAGCCAGAGCAAGGAGCCAGAGAGACCACTTCCTCCCTTAGGTCCTGTTGCAGTTGATTCTAAAGGTTGTGTCACCATAGCCATCCATGCCAAACCTGGTTCTAAGCAAAATGCTATAACAG ATTTGACAGCTGAAGCTGTAAGTGTAGCTATTGCAGCACCTCCATCGGAAGGAGAGGCAAACGCTGAACTCTGTCGGTATCTTTCCAAGGTCTTAGAACTCAGGAAGAGTGATGTGATTTTGGATAAG GGTGGTAAATCTCGTGAAAAAGTGGTGAAACTTTTGGCCTCCACAACTCCAGAAGAGATCTTggagaaattagaaaagcaagttgaacaaaaataa